The DNA sequence attgaaataagaaatactTGGCAATGTTAAGTTCGATAAGCAGCTAACTGCACACAGCAAACGACACGTGATCTGTTTTTGAATAGATATAAAATACGGTCATGCAATGATTAGAGTAAATTAAAAGAGCTTTGAATAATATACAATACCACATTTTCTCTTGTAAAattgtttcagtttttcaatGTTGGGCACAGAAAAATATCAGATATAAGACGATGACATTCTCACCCAAAATAACTTTCAAACTCTaacaagaatattttgaataatattagCGAAGATAAAGTGAAACTTCACCATTCATTACTAGATATCGTTAATAATCTTTTCAATGTACACTTCATCAATAGTTCAACTGACAAAGATTCGTATAGGATCACAAACACTtgttcatatatacataattctgAGTAGTAATTCTTATATAATAGAGTACGACAATCGCATTGATTCAAAATACCATCATGATAACGGTtaattgagaaatattttaatgCATGTAGCGAAATAATaacagtattgaaaaaaataaatgtatactCCTAGTGTGAGATCAAACACTCAAGCTGTTCTATAATTCTGTTATTTAACGCAAAAACATCGCCATAAACTTTAAATTTAGAATATAGATATGAatatgggggaaaaaaattgcaatgaaTTTTATGGTGGTTAGAAAAGGTGGGTAATGATCCTGAAAAGTTGCGAATTTGATTGTGTTGAATGAAATGCAGTTTTCAATCAGATGTTGAATGACTTCTGTAATGTATGTGGCAGTGATGTGGTTGCAGTGGAACTGCGAACCTAAACATCGATTAGGCCTGTGTACGTGAGtgtaaatttcattacaatatacttattcataagataatttttcaagtttcaataCGCTTACCTTGCCCAAGACCGAGTCCTCCATATACTCCAAGGTACATGTCTCTCTTTGCAGTGTCTACGACTGTTGTATTATCATCTGACCATTTACTGAGCCATGCATTGGAGCCAATACTGAATATTTGGAATACAGCGTTCATTACAATCGTAGATATTGTTAAAAACCAGCCTATAGAACGAAGGTAGTGAGAATACACTTTCCATTTGACCTGTGAAATGGAATACCAGAACAAGTATCAGAGATGTGTAATTTGCAATAGGTCTTACAtccaaataatttattcttctcTGTGAACAATGGAGCTGCAATTTGATACTACTTACACTTCCGGTTTCCGTTTTTTCAACCTCAATAAGTTTTTCTCCAACCTTGGCTGGTAACGCATCTTTTTCCTTGACGCTATTTCTATGAAGCAAACTAACAGAGTTGTGACTATCTATTGAATGTTGTCTGTAACAAATTAATATGCCATTCAAATATGGGGCACTTGACTGTGCTAGGATTCTTGTATGCCTTATAATTCTTCAATTAACTATCACAAAATCGTTTATCACAACATAAAGTCAGGATCATAAACAACAAGTCATTTATGTcaagttaaatttttgtacaatgtACTCGTACCTTTTGAGTGAACCGTTAAGTGACCGTTTTTCATTCACAGATCCAGAATCACTGTGACTTTCAGATACCCTTGATCTAGCTCTTGATAACTTTTGCTGCAAATCATCCGTACCAATCGTTGATTCaagttgttgttttatttcatcgaGGTCTGCTTCTGACACTGCATCAGCCTCCACTGTTTCAtagtataaaatgaataagttGGAATGAAGAGTACATTTATGTATACACTACGTGAAAAACTATTTAGTATTCATGAACAGCCACATAAGAAATACAGATACAAATGTGATATCTTGAAGCAGGCTTTTCGCACCTACGGCACAGGTCAACTTGCAGTGGAGAATGCGAAATACACAAGAAATTTGTGGTGAAAGGGCAACCTTTGAGTCACGCGCACAAGTTTTCATGCGCAGCATTTGATCCCTAGCAGTGCACAAATGGCTTAAAGGTTGCCATTTCACTAGAGATTCCGTGTAGCGTGAGGTCTTAGGTGGCTCGAAAAGTTTATCACAGCATATCCTCAGTGTATTTTGAAGGCCATGCATATTGCACAATAATTGGTGTAAAGAAACAATCAACTTCAACAAGTAATTTTAGTCAATTATCAATATCAATCAAGTTATAGAAATGAGATAATAATCATTGAAATAACAGGTTATTTATGTTATTCAACCAATGTGAATTTTAACGAAACAGTAATATATTTGCATCCTGAGATTGGTTTTTGGTGATGAtctgttataaattataaaacaattcaaaCGCCAGAGAAAAATGAGTAAACAGAGTTGAACAATCTTAATACTCCAAAATAAAATCTCaatcactatatatatatatatattttctttgccATAAGTTTAAAGCAGAAAATAGTAATATTTGAAGCTCCTAGGGTTAGacactgaaataaaaatatgaagtaAGAATAAAAGAGTTAACACCATATTATTTTTGACTTACAATTTCCGACTTGGCCCCATGAAAAATAGAACCATTCAATATCAGTATACGAAAGTAATACTTTGTTATTAgaaagaattcaatttttgaattcatgAATATATCAGTGCATACCTTCTTGAAGATGTTGAACCAGAAACTCAGCAAAGGCACCCTTCTTTTCCAACAACTGCTTGTACGTGCCTCGCTCAGTTACTTCGccatttttaataacaataatgttaTCCACTTCTGGCAAATAAGTAATTCCGTGTGTAACTAGGactctcgtttttttctttagcatTCCACTAGGGCCAATGACATTATCAAAAATATGTTTGCCAACGTGAGAATCCACCGCACTTAAAGGATCATCCATGAAATATACGTCTGCATTATTGTAAACAGCTCTAGCCAAAGATACTCTTTGTTTCTGCCCACCAGACAAGTTGATACctttttcaccaatttcagTCTTATCTCCAGCCGGCAACATTTCAAGGTCTGGTTTTAGAGCGCAAGCTTCAATGACACGATTGTAAAGACTTTTATCGAGAGATTTGCCGAATAAAATGTTGTCTTGTAATGTTGCATTTTGAATCCAGGCTTGTTGTGACACGTACGCGATCGAACCCTATTTCATGATTAAATGGCGTTTCAAATAAGCATTTCTATAACCATACACAGCTTTGATCCAGCGGTATGGAAATTTCATATTACCAgcaaaatatattatgtaatacAACGAAGTGAGTATAAGTGATGTATTTTTGGGAAACGAGTGACAATGAAATAAATCACTTGTGCACAGGAGAATTAAATAAGAATACACTACGTTACAATGCAATTGTGAAGGGTTGAATGAGAATCAAATGTGGTACCAATTGTCACGTAAGAATCCTCAAAAACTACTGTATACAATGTCCAGAATTATGAATCAGATTTTACATTTATACTTTGTAATGTTGTCTTTGGACTATCTTACCTTTGTATTCACTTTACCACCCAACCGATCCATTTCACCAAGCAGTGCTGATACCAGAGAGCTTTTTCCTGAACCCACTGAGCCGACAAAAGCTACAAGATGCCCTTGTTGAACATGTAGATTAATATTTCGCAGAGTTGGCTTATCAGATTCATCAACATTCCATGTGAAAGTTCCATTTTCAATAACCAATGGATGCGCTGAAAGTTATtgtaaattcatttcattattgACTATTGGACAGTataaagaataataacaaaactAATCCAAAACTTCCAAATTTTCCGTGACTAAGCAACCTATTAAATagtacaaattattttcggtAATTGTGCTTTAAATGTAACTCACGTTCAGATGGGTCATGTTGCACATTGTTGGGATCCAATTCTTCTGAATTCATGAATTTGTTAATACGCTTCACAGATACTGATGTCTAAGTAAaccaaatatttcattataggCGATACTCGTATCCCAGGAACATtcagtaaaaatcaaatcatacGACAAGTTCTCAGGAAAGtgaatgaatattatataagCTTATTTTCATCAGAAACAAGAAAGTTATATCATTTTAACTGAATACTTGTCGTTTATTGAAACGTAATATCTCTTTAGTCTCAATACTTTCATTACTTATGATAATGTGTAGCATCTATAGCCTTAGAATATTTCAGAAGATGAAAGTATATTACAGAGATGAAAAAGATTGATGAAAACCTCtacattgttatttatttacaaatcatATGCTGATAAAGTAATACTAAGACATTTTATATTGTGAACTACACGCAATGGTTTAATGcacatttgaaatttcaagagAAAGTATGAATCTAGATACCTTGGCTAGTTCAGCATTCATCAATATAAGTTTGAAGCATCTCAGGGTGAAACAGATTAGATTGCTATGATAGACTGTGTTTGAGCTTCATTTCGAAAGAACAATGAGGTAAATACTGAAAGTTTTGATTGAGCTAATTGTATAGCAGACGTCATCAAAGAGATATTGCATGTATtccatgaaaattgaatgtgtAGCATTGTTGGCGATAACTTACTTGGACCATATTGCTGATCATCATGGGTAACATAGAGAGCGGAAATCTCAGGATATTGAATAAGCTGAGTGAAACAAAGGCCTTGGTACTGTCCAAAACGTTTTCTTCATCGGAAAGTACAAATGTGGCGAATGATACCAGAGAGACCTAGATGAATTACATCATGCGGCatagaataaagaaattaCTGTACTAATAGTATAAAGATAGAGGTAATGTAGTATTCGGAAATTCACCCAATTACATAAAGCCTTCAAAGTCTTTGCACCTACATCAATAAGATTTTATCAAGCTGTCATGAATTTTAatcaagagaaaaattatacaggGTGGTCATAAaagcaaagatttgaaagacCTAAGTATTCTTGTTCATTTGGAAtccaattaaaaattattcatcgataAAGTTGGATACTTTAAATTTTGTAGCATTTACGatacttaaaaaatttcatcaaagtgTGTTGTACATTGTTATAATTCCTTTTATTACTGATGATCCACAGTCTAAGCACGGCAGATCTGCAATGAAACTAATgtcctttttttaaatttgtaatatGGAAATTCGTTGACACTTCAACATTTGCAGGTATTGCAGTTTTATGACCAACTTGTCATTGGTTTGCaaacgaaagtgaaaaaattgatacaagATTGAAGGATCGATGTAATGGGAGATTTGTGATCaataggaaagaaagaaatcaaagcACTAATAGCAGACATCGAGCATCTTGAACATTGTATCTTGTGTCTGGTATCACCTGCACACTGAAAATGATGAGCTGCGGGAACATAACCATCGGCGTTTGGATGATGTTAAACAGAGTGAGTGATACAAAAACCAACGTAGCATCCAGAGTATGTGTTTCGTCGATGAGTACGTAGGTAGCTAAGGATGAGAGGCATACCTATTGAAGTCACACTTCAATTTCTTAGAATATCGCAAGTTCCATTTGGCCGATATGAAgagatagaaaataatttttgaacgtTGGATCACATGTTTtatgaaaacaattaaaattcaagtgACGTGAAGAAAACTATTGCAAATCCAACAACAGCATCGATCATCCCCAAAGTGGAATATACGTGAGATGAATCACTATTTTGGATGCTTAGTGTAAGGATGTATTTTTGATCCATCACATcattaaaatattcataattatGACTTTGCGAAATAGTGGTGTTCAGTGCCTTGATTGCTCATTGTATTTCCTAAAGATCGTTGTGTATTGCAAAATGACCGATATCAGGTAAAACAAAAGGatttcataaattaaaaaataactacTATACTCTTGTGGTATTATTTGTGGTGTAAAATCAATCAGAACTGTTATTAACGTTTCACTGtaataaaaactgaaattaacaAAGGTAGGTTTCTAACTGGCAAAATATATAACTGACTTACCAAAAATGGGGCACAGGACCAGATGAAGCTCGTTCCAGCATTGAGGTAAGCAGCTTCCTTCAAAACCTGTATCTCTTTGTTCCTGATCTTCAATATTTGTTGTTCAAAAGATGGTTCCCAGGCATATAGCTTTAGGACTTTAATACCATTCAATACCTCGTTCATCAATTTAACTCTTTCATCTTTGCACTTCATTTGCCTGATTTGTAGCGTCTTCACTTTATTGGCAATCAGTGCATTGACTGGGATTAAGATAATCATAACAGCAAGACCAGCCAGCACAGATGGCCCAAGGGTACCCCATAAGAAATACAAAGCAAGAACAATCTGCAGTGGTGCTGACCAAATCATGTTTATGTACGCAGTTAGGTCCATGAATCTTTGAGCATCGACGGACATTAGATTTACTATTTCGCCAACGGTTGACTCTTTACGAGCAGCATTTGACATTCTCAAAGCTTTACGATAAATTGCCGCAATCAGTGCTGTACGAATCCTTAAACCAACTAAGAACATCCGATTGAAGTATTGAGATAAGACCAGTGTTTGAACGGTTGCTGTCAAGAAAAGCAGGACAGCATAAAAGTATCCCTTCCACAAAGGTTCGCCGAAATTGCCACTAGAGTCTTTGGTTTCAACAAATGCAATGAGAAatctaaaaagaaaaattgaaatttttatattaaatgCCATAGCATTGATCACACAGAAAAACGAACAGTGTGAGTGTAAAATagtgacatattttttttatattcaagttTATATATACTTCAATATTTGCGGACTGGCGAATGTTAAAATATCCTGAGACAGTTTCAGTAGTGAcccaaataaaaatgttggGCCGAACGCCTTACAGAGAGCTGGCAATATCGAggctattttttttcgtctagcGCTGTTGAAGTCTACCTGACCAGACGATTTTCTGAATGATGCCTTCGTACCTTGTGCACTGTAAAAAGTAGGCTGCTTAATTACATAATACAAAACATCTACGGGTTGTAAGACATCGAGTTCTCAATATTAATATCCTTACCCAAAATATGTCCAAAACAGCCTTGATAGCAATAATATGAACAATacaatatattcaaataattacacgtgaaaaataatcaaatggaAGATTGTGTATCATATTAAGTGTAACATATAAATTCCCTGCGCAtggtgacgaaaaagaaatctacGGAATTTCAAAACCTTAGAAATACACGTACTTATCCGATTTTCTCAAAGTTTCCATCCaatatttatcaaactttGGTACAATTTCTGCAGCTGTATCTTCAGGGTTCATTGCCCAGAGATCATCTGTTTCGAGAGGTTTTTTAAACCCTTTCCATGCCATAGGATCAAACCAAGTGAATAGAATTTTCGACGGAAATGACGAATTTGTTTCGGGACATGGTCTTTCCAcctaaaaacaattattatcaggtaacttttattcatttactttgGTACTTTCATGTCTTACGCAGAGGTAGATTATGTCATACACTTACCGGTGGATATTCAGAGAACCTTGGTTCGCCATCAACGAAAAAGTGTAGCAAGAACAGGGCCAGAACCACTGGATAATAGATCATGTAAGAGACATATGAGTATGTTACCTcggtctgaaaaattttcaattcattcatgCTGGGGTGCATTTTCATATTCTCCGCGCATGCTGTATGcaacgaatattttcaaagaaaaaagaaaatatggcAGACTataaagtttgaattataatcATTACTTATGACAGAGCTTACCGATTGTGTATATCCACGTATTAGACTTCTGTACTGGACGGCCCCGCACAAAGCAAGGAAGAACCAAAACAGGAAAAGTAATCCAGATGTCCGCATTCCATATTTTCTATTGTATAAAAGTAGCACTAACGCCATAGCCTGGTACATAGAAATCAAATATAAATGGTAGAATGAAGGTTAAAAATATGACATACTGTTTTAGGGTCTTGCTTTTAAAAAAGGGATAACATATATAAAGTCATTTCTACTAATGTACTCTTAACGATAATTAGTAAAGACTACCACTAAGTTAGTCTTTTAGTTTTAttagtatattatttttatgtttgtCATTGTCAGTTGCAAGTAATATTTCAGCATTGAAATTCCAAACTATGTTAAAAAGGAGTGATTTCACACAAAGTGTAATCTCATTCTCCAATATCGattattcatatattcatACACGTCCCAGTTATTCCGAATCTACCGTTAGAACGATAGTACTAGGTGATTGTTCTATTATAAACAAAGATACTTACAAAACTGATGAGCTTGATAAGCGGAGTACAATAATCCACGCTGTAAACTGTTTCACCATTGGCGTAAGAGTGGATTGCATAACCAAGATCAGCTATCGAAAGTATGGCTAGCAAAGAAGTCAGTAATAGTTTGGATATAAGCATCCATGTGAACGGTATGTTCCTTCTTTTACTGCTTAAAATGTAGTAAGTTTCGATTGAACAAAATGTCCAGAGAAACACACAAGGTGTCCATACTAAAACTGTTTTTTGAAAGCATTCTGTGAGATCTGGATTTTCTGTATACCACGTCAAATTTAGATcctgaaataaatattacatatcGTTGTATTTGTGTCATATTTTAACCTGAATCAATtggagaaagaataaaaaaacaaacaccgCTTAAATGAGCTCAAGAGATTCCCAAGCATGGGAagcataaaatgtaaaaaatcattcatatGTTATTAGATCATATTTGTAAGTGCACATGAAGctacgattttcaaaattagttTATGGTGGACACGGGCAGGGTAACGAACTAGTAGGGTTAATCAAGACAAAGAATGCAGGAAATCAATAGACACATTTCAGGACAAATGATGTACAGAGTACATTTCATTCCTGGATAATTTGTAGATCAAAAAGTGGAGTAATGTGGGTTTGCCAGCATAAAATTCCAAGTTACCCATACGGCAtgataatttctttcactACCAGAGTTAGACTGCTGGTAATGAAAGTATTTGGAAACTGTTTAAATATCAGAAAGAAAACTAAAAGTTGCCAATTAGTACGAAGTTGAATATAGTAATATTAGCATTATGAaacattgtaaataaaaaaaaaaaatatttaggtATTTTAGAACAACTTTGACGAACTCAAAGGTAGTACGAACGAACTGTAAAGGTAGATGTGAACAAGCAAATAAGAAAATGATAGAAAATACTAAAGgagtgaaatttaaataaacacATTGACATTGTTTCGAATTTAGAAACATCTTATAACCATGGATTTGTGAAGTtgagattgaaataaatacgaTACATACAAATTCTGTTCGAAAGGATGCTGGATCGA is a window from the Diprion similis isolate iyDipSimi1 chromosome 6, iyDipSimi1.1, whole genome shotgun sequence genome containing:
- the LOC124407471 gene encoding multidrug resistance-associated protein 1 isoform X7 — its product is MSNHSMDNFCGSPFWDLNLTWYTENPDLTECFQKTVLVWTPCVFLWTFCSIETYYILSSKRRNIPFTWMLISKLLLTSLLAILSIADLGYAIHSYANGETVYSVDYCTPLIKLISFAMALVLLLYNRKYGMRTSGLLFLFWFFLALCGAVQYRSLIRGYTQSTEVTYSYVSYMIYYPVVLALFLLHFFVDGEPRFSEYPPVERPCPETNSSFPSKILFTWFDPMAWKGFKKPLETDDLWAMNPEDTAAEIVPKFDKYWMETLRKSDKLFWTYFGAQGTKASFRKSSGQVDFNSARRKKIASILPALCKAFGPTFLFGSLLKLSQDILTFASPQILKFLIAFVETKDSSGNFGEPLWKGYFYAVLLFLTATVQTLVLSQYFNRMFLVGLRIRTALIAAIYRKALRMSNAARKESTVGEIVNLMSVDAQRFMDLTAYINMIWSAPLQIVLALYFLWGTLGPSVLAGLAVMIILIPVNALIANKVKTLQIRQMKCKDERVKLMNEVLNGIKVLKLYAWEPSFEQQILKIRNKEIQVLKEAAYLNAGTSFIWSCAPFLVSLVSFATFVLSDEENVLDSTKAFVSLSLFNILRFPLSMLPMMISNMVQTSVSVKRINKFMNSEELDPNNVQHDPSEPHPLVIENGTFTWNVDESDKPTLRNINLHVQQGHLVAFVGSVGSGKSSLVSALLGEMDRLGGKVNTKGSIAYVSQQAWIQNATLQDNILFGKSLDKSLYNRVIEACALKPDLEMLPAGDKTEIGEKGINLSGGQKQRVSLARAVYNNADVYFMDDPLSAVDSHVGKHIFDNVIGPSGMLKKKTRVLVTHGITYLPEVDNIIVIKNGEVTERGTYKQLLEKKGAFAEFLVQHLQEVGNLEADAVSEADLDEIKQQLESTIGTDDLQQKLSRARSRVSESHSDSGSVNEKRSLNGSLKRQHSIDSHNSVSLLHRNSVKEKDALPAKVGEKLIEVEKTETGSVKWKVYSHYLRSIGWFLTISTIVMNAVFQIFSIGSNAWLSKWSDDNTTVVDTAKRDMYLGVYGGLGLGQALASFLYDLAPQLGCWLAARRMHLVMLRGVMRAPLTFFDTTPTGRIISRFAKDVDVLDTSLPQQISDSIYCLFEAIGTVVAICYSTPLFAVVILPIGVIYYFVQRFYVATSRQLKRLESVSRSPIYSHFGESVTGAPTIRAYGLQERFITESESRVDFNQVCYYPSVIANRWLAIRLEMVGNLIIFFAALFSVLPKEDLTAGGVGFSLSYALQITQTLNWLVRMTSDVETNIVAVERIKEYGETPQEAPWEIPNCSPPADWPSEGRVEFRDYKVRYREGLDLVLKGLTFTVNGGEKVGIVGRTGAGKSSLTLSLFRIIEAAGGKIFIDGLDVSQMGLHALRSRLTIIPQDPVLFSGTLRLNLDPFEQHTDDQVWKALEHAHLKDFVKGLPSGLLHEVTEGGDNLSVGQRQLICLARALLRKTRVLILDEATAAVDLETDDLIQRTIREEFKNCTVLTIAHRLNTILDSDRVIVLDKGYITEFDDPETLIQRKTSAFYSMAKDAGLAA
- the LOC124407471 gene encoding multidrug resistance-associated protein 1 isoform X4, whose translation is MSNHSMDNFCGSPFWDLNLTWYTENPDLTECFQKTVLVWTPCVFLWTFCSIETYYILSSKRRNIPFTWMLISKLLLTSLLAILSIADLGYAIHSYANGETVYSVDYCTPLIKLISFAMALVLLLYNRKYGMRTSGLLFLFWFFLALCGAVQYRSLIRGYTQSTEVTYSYVSYMIYYPVVLALFLLHFFVDGEPRFSEYPPVERPCPETNSSFPSKILFTWFDPMAWKGFKKPLETDDLWAMNPEDTAAEIVPKFDKYWMETLRKSDNAQGTKASFRKSSGQVDFNSARRKKIASILPALCKAFGPTFLFGSLLKLSQDILTFASPQILKFLIAFVETKDSSGNFGEPLWKGYFYAVLLFLTATVQTLVLSQYFNRMFLVGLRIRTALIAAIYRKALRMSNAARKESTVGEIVNLMSVDAQRFMDLTAYINMIWSAPLQIVLALYFLWGTLGPSVLAGLAVMIILIPVNALIANKVKTLQIRQMKCKDERVKLMNEVLNGIKVLKLYAWEPSFEQQILKIRNKEIQVLKEAAYLNAGTSFIWSCAPFLVSLVSFATFVLSDEENVLDSTKAFVSLSLFNILRFPLSMLPMMISNMVQTSVSVKRINKFMNSEELDPNNVQHDPSEPHPLVIENGTFTWNVDESDKPTLRNINLHVQQGHLVAFVGSVGSGKSSLVSALLGEMDRLGGKVNTKGSIAYVSQQAWIQNATLQDNILFGKSLDKSLYNRVIEACALKPDLEMLPAGDKTEIGEKGINLSGGQKQRVSLARAVYNNADVYFMDDPLSAVDSHVGKHIFDNVIGPSGMLKKKTRVLVTHGITYLPEVDNIIVIKNGEVTERGTYKQLLEKKGAFAEFLVQHLQEVEADAVSEADLDEIKQQLESTIGTDDLQQKLSRARSRVSESHSDSGSVNEKRSLNGSLKRQHSIDSHNSVSLLHRNSVKEKDALPAKVGEKLIEVEKTETGSVKWKVYSHYLRSIGWFLTISTIVMNAVFQIFSIGSNAWLSKWSDDNTTVVDTAKRDMYLGVYGGLGLGQASFVLLSQLTMAVGCIRSSKLLHVELLFGVLRSPVGFFDITPSGRIINRFGKDIDTVDNVLPPTIRGWLLCLTSLGCWLAARRMHLVMLRGVMRAPLTFFDTTPTGRIISRFAKDVDVLDTSLPQQISDSIYCLFEAIGTVVAICYSTPLFAVVILPIGVIYYFVQRFYVATSRQLKRLESVSRSPIYSHFGESVTGAPTIRAYGLQERFITESESRVDFNQVCYYPSVIANRWLAIRLEMVGNLIIFFAALFSVLPKEDLTAGGVGFSLSYALQITQTLNWLVRMTSDVETNIVAVERIKEYGETPQEAPWEIPNCSPPADWPSEGRVEFRDYKVRYREGLDLVLKGLTFTVNGGEKVGIVGRTGAGKSSLTLSLFRIIEAAGGKIFIDGLDVSQMGLHALRSRLTIIPQDPVLFSGTLRLNLDPFEQHTDDQVWKALEHAHLKDFVKGLPSGLLHEVTEGGDNLSVGQRQLICLARALLRKTRVLILDEATAAVDLETDDLIQRTIREEFKNCTVLTIAHRLNTILDSDRVIVLDKGYITEFDDPETLIQRKTSAFYSMAKDAGLAA
- the LOC124407471 gene encoding multidrug resistance-associated protein 1 isoform X5, whose product is MSNHSMDNFCGSPFWDLNLTWYTENPDLTECFQKTVLVWTPCVFLWTFCSIETYYILSSKRRNIPFTWMLISKLLLTSLLAILSIADLGYAIHSYANGETVYSVDYCTPLIKLISFAMALVLLLYNRKYGMRTSGLLFLFWFFLALCGAVQYRSLIRGYTQSTEVTYSYVSYMIYYPVVLALFLLHFFVDGEPRFSEYPPVERPCPETNSSFPSKILFTWFDPMAWKGFKKPLETDDLWAMNPEDTAAEIVPKFDKYWMETLRKSDKLFWTYFGAQGTKASFRKSSGQVDFNSARRKKIASILPALCKAFGPTFLFGSLLKLSQDILTFASPQILKFLIAFVETKDSSGNFGEPLWKGYFYAVLLFLTATVQTLVLSQYFNRMFLVGLRIRTALIAAIYRKALRMSNAARKESTVGEIVNLMSVDAQRFMDLTAYINMIWSAPLQIVLALYFLWGTLGPSVLAGLAVMIILIPVNALIANKVKTLQIRQMKCKDERVKLMNEVLNGIKVLKLYAWEPSFEQQILKIRNKEIQVLKEAAYLNAGTSFIWSCAPFLVSLVSFATFVLSDEENVLDSTKAFVSLSLFNILRFPLSMLPMMISNMVQTSVSVKRINKFMNSEELDPNNVQHDPSEPHPLVIENGTFTWNVDESDKPTLRNINLHVQQGHLVAFVGSVGSGKSSLVSALLGEMDRLGGKVNTKGSIAYVSQQAWIQNATLQDNILFGKSLDKSLYNRVIEACALKPDLEMLPAGDKTEIGEKGINLSGGQKQRVSLARAVYNNADVYFMDDPLSAVDSHVGKHIFDNVIGPSGMLKKKTRVLVTHGITYLPEVDNIIVIKNGEVTERGTYKQLLEKKGAFAEFLVQHLQEVGNLEADAVSEADLDEIKQQLESTIGTDDLQQKLSRARSRVSESHSDSGSVNEKRSLNGSLKRQHSIDSHNSVSLLHRNSVKEKDALPAKVGEKLIEVEKTETGSVKWKVYSHYLRSIGWFLTISTIVMNAVFQIFSIGSNAWLSKWSDDNTTVVDTAKRDMYLGVYGGLGLGQAIFTLAASFSLALGSIIASVVLHEVMLSNTMKSSLSFFDQTPMGRILNRFGKDVDIIDNTLPNNFRSWIQTLFSAIGTVVAICYSTPLFAVVILPIGVIYYFVQRFYVATSRQLKRLESVSRSPIYSHFGESVTGAPTIRAYGLQERFITESESRVDFNQVCYYPSVIANRWLAIRLEMVGNLIIFFAALFSVLPKEDLTAGGVGFSLSYALQITQTLNWLVRMTSDVETNIVAVERIKEYGETPQEAPWEIPNCSPPADWPSEGRVEFRDYKVRYREGLDLVLKGLTFTVNGGEKVGIVGRTGAGKSSLTLSLFRIIEAAGGKIFIDGLDVSQMGLHALRSRLTIIPQDPVLFSGTLRLNLDPFEQHTDDQVWKALEHAHLKDFVKGLPSGLLHEVTEGGDNLSVGQRQLICLARALLRKTRVLILDEATAAVDLETDDLIQRTIREEFKNCTVLTIAHRLNTILDSDRVIVLDKGYITEFDDPETLIQRKTSAFYSMAKDAGLAA